The proteins below are encoded in one region of Deltaproteobacteria bacterium:
- a CDS encoding alpha/beta fold hydrolase, producing the protein MRMPPAIFPRWRRRCTRRWTSCMPLFDRGRHALHYESIGDAAKPPVLLIMGLALSSRAWDRLPDLLARDFRVLVFDNVGTGKSARRGFAYRMRDLADDAAAVLDHAGVAAAHVFGISMGGMIAQELAIRHGERVQSLALGCTFASWRKGTAPSLSTKLDLLLLNLGFATPARIARVLVSAEWHAAHPDGTVQWLRRAERTALRFATAQVLAVARHHALDRLSGIRAPTLVLTGSADKLVPPANSVILARSIPGARLRVLEGAGHVFPLEREEETVRALREHFLARADTQK; encoded by the coding sequence ATGCGGATGCCGCCCGCGATCTTCCCGCGCTGGCGCAGGCGATGCACACGGCGCTGGACGAGCTGCATGCCGCTGTTTGACCGCGGGCGGCACGCGCTCCATTACGAGTCGATCGGCGACGCCGCCAAGCCGCCGGTGCTCCTGATCATGGGCCTCGCGCTCTCGTCGCGCGCATGGGACCGCCTGCCGGACCTCCTCGCGCGCGACTTCCGCGTGCTGGTATTCGACAACGTCGGCACTGGCAAGTCGGCGCGGCGGGGGTTCGCCTACCGCATGCGCGATCTGGCCGACGACGCCGCGGCGGTGCTCGACCATGCCGGCGTCGCGGCTGCGCACGTCTTCGGCATCTCGATGGGCGGGATGATCGCGCAGGAGCTTGCCATCCGGCATGGCGAGCGCGTTCAGTCCCTCGCCCTCGGCTGCACGTTCGCATCCTGGCGCAAGGGCACCGCGCCCTCGCTGTCGACGAAACTCGATCTCTTGCTCCTCAACCTCGGCTTCGCCACTCCGGCGCGGATTGCCCGCGTGCTCGTCTCCGCGGAATGGCACGCCGCGCACCCCGACGGAACCGTGCAATGGCTCCGTCGGGCGGAGCGGACCGCGCTGCGCTTCGCTACGGCGCAGGTGCTGGCCGTCGCGCGCCACCATGCGCTCGACCGGCTGTCGGGAATCCGCGCTCCGACGCTGGTGCTCACCGGCAGCGCGGACAAACTCGTGCCGCCCGCCAATTCGGTCATTCTCGCGCGCAGCATCCCCGGCGCGCGGCTGCGGGTGCTCGAGGGAGCCGGCCACGTGTTCCCGCTCGAGCGCGAGGAGGAGACGGTCCGCGCGCTGCGCGAGCACTTCCTCGCTCGCGCGGACACTCAGAAATAG